The sequence GGATTTTGTATGCTCAGCACATCACCCTTGACCATAGTTACCTTGTAGGCAACGCTGGGTGCTGTATTTAAAAGGCTAAGTTCAAACTCTCTTTCAAGCCTCTCCTGAATGATCTCCATGTGGAGAAGGCCCAGAAATCCACACCTGAAACCAAAACCCAGGGCAACGGAGGTCTCCGGTGTATAGGTAAAGGAAGAATCATTAAGTTTAAGCTTTTCAAGGGCATCCCTTAAATCTTCATATTGGTTCGTATCGATGGGATAGAGACCACTAAAAACCATCGGTTTAAGTTCCTTGAACCCGGGAAAAGCCTCATCGGTAGGATTACCCGCATCGGTAATGGTATCACCGATCTTGGTGTCGTTGAGTTCCTTGATACCTGCAATAACATAACCAACCTCACCCGGTGAGAGTGAATCCATCTTGCGCATGTTGGGATGAAAAGCGCCAACTTCTATAATTTCGAAGGTCTTATCCGTTGCCATGAGATTTATCTTTGTTCCCTTCTTTGCTACCCCGTTAAATACCCGGACCATCATGATTACTCCCTGGTAGGAGTCATACCATGAGTCAAAGATAAGCGCTTTAAGTTGTTTTTCATCATCCCCCCCGGGCGCGGGTATCCTGCTAACGATCGCTTCGAGAACATCTTCCGTACCGAGACCCGTCTTAGCGCTTGCCAAAACGGCGTCAGAAGCGTCAAGACCGATAATCTCCTCTATGTCTGCTTTTACCCTGTCGGGATCCGCGCTCGGAAGATCGATCTTATTAAGTACGGGGATAATCTCAAGATCATTATCGAGGGCGAGATAAACGTTGGCCAGTGTCTGCGCCTCTACACCCTGTGATGCGTCGACAATGAGCAGCGCCCCTTCACAGGCGGAGAGGCTCCTCGACACTTCATAACCAAAATCAACATGGCCCGGTGTATCGATAAGGTTTAAGGTATATTCATTACCATCTTTTGCTTTGTAAGTAAGTCTTACAGGCTGGGCCTTGATTGTGATACCACGCTCCCTTTCAAGGTCCATCTTGTCGAGAAGCTGCTCCTTCATCTCCCGCTTCGTTACCGTTCCTGTTACTTCCAGAAGACGGTCGGCCAGGGTCGACTTACCGTGATCAATATGGGCGATGATGGAGAAGTTTCGAATTCGTTCCTGTTTGCTCAAGAATGTTTTCCTGTCTTTATGGTATATTTTTGGATGCATTTCAAGGAAGTAAAAATGCCCTGTAAAACGTTAAAGATTATCTTAAATAAGCCTCATTTGTCAAAGGAAAAAGCTTTCTTCAATATTGCATCCTCATAGCAGAATAAGAGCAACACCGGCTGCCATAACGGAGCTTCCAAGCAGCCGCTGTCTCATATTCTCTTCCCGGAAAAGTAGCCAGCCGTAGATGACGCTGAAGATCATACTCGTTCTTTTTATGGAGATCATGTAAGCCACCTCGATGAGTGAAATTGCCCAGAAATGACAGATGAGCATCACGGCATAAGCAAGTCCGATCATGACAAACAAAAGAGGTTTTACCTTGAAAAGCACCCCCTCTTTTCTTCTCCTCGACCAGACAAAGGGAGCAAGAAAAAGAGTAAGGAGGAAAGTATAGGATATGGCGAAAAAAAGTGGCGAAGAGTGTAGAATGGCCATCTTTCCAAGATTTGAAGTAATACTATAGATTAATGCTACAAGTATTATTAATTTAGAGCCTTTTTCATTGTTGATAGCCTTTAGTGGCGCCCAGATTCCCTCCCTGAATTTCTCTACATTCAAGAGGTAGGCGCCTGTCGCAATAAACATAATACCGGCTATACCTGAACTGTCGGGAAACTCGCCAAGAAAGACAAATGAGGTAATAATTAAAAAGACGGGCGTAAGAGCAAGAAAAGGGATGGTAAGAGATAAGGGAGAGACTTTGATTGCCTTCATGTATAAAATAATGGCTGTTATTTCCAGGGGCAGGGCAATAAAAACAATAAACCAGAATTGCCGGTCAAGCTCAGGAATTTCAATAAATGGGAGAAAGCACAGAAGAAAAGGGAGGGCAAAAGCCCACCTTACCCAGGCAATGGTCTCTGCATCACAATCTTTGAGAGCAATCTTGGAAAGGGCATCCGATGTAGCGACAGCCAGCGCCGTCAGTAATGATAGAAAAAACCAGAGCAAGGATTTACCTCAGTAACAATATAAAAGCTATTTGGACACAGATTGACACTGATTTTATTATGATTATGAGAAATCATGATTATCAAAAAACTCTAAAGGTTTGTCTTTTCGAGCTAGGAGTCTGACAGACTTAGGAAATTGTAGCGATAAATATTTTTCTCTTAAACCGTAAAATAAGATAAAGATTTCTCCCTGAGGTCGAAATGACATTAATAGGCTGCCAATATTTTTTATATTTATCATAAAAAATCAGTGTAAATCTGTGTCTATTCATTCAAATCAATCTTTACACATTTCAAATCCCTATTGCAATGAGCGCATTATCATCATAAAATCATGCAACCATGAACCTCATACTCATAGAAGAAAAAGACTATGCCGGCAAAAGCAGAGTTCGTCTTAGAGGCAGGGCTCTCAAACATGCAAAAGAGGTATTTAAAGCGACTAAAGGAGACGAACTGACGGTAGGTCTTTTAAATGGAAAAATGGGTAAAGGACGGGTTACGACCATAGAGAATGGCTTTCTTGACATGGAGCTTAATCTCCATTCCGATCCCCCTCCCCCACTTGCGGTAACTCTCATTATAGCCCTGCCCCGTCCAAAAATGCTAAGCCGCGTACTTGAATCAGCGACCTCAATGGGCGTAAAGGATATGTATATTATCAATTCATGGCGTGTGGAAAAGAGCTATTGGCTGAGCCCCAAACTTGAAGAAGGCAACATACGCGAACACCTCATTGCCGGTCTTGAACAGGCAAAAGACACAATCCTGCCGCAAGTACACCTTCGAAGGCTCTTCACGCCTTTTATTAGAGAAGAACTGCCTGTGCTAATGAAAGGCAGCCTTCCCCTCGTAGCTCATCCGGTGGCATCCGATTCTTTTCCTGAGCGATCCCAGGAAAAAGTAACACTGGCCATCGGGCCTGAAGGGGGATTTATTACGAGAGAGGTCGAAACATTCGAGGAGATTGGATTTAAGACGGTTACACTGGGAGAAAGGATACTGAGGGTGGAAACAGCTGTTCCGGTGCTGCTTTCAAAGTTGAGTTGACGTTATTTGAAAACATTAACTGTATAAAAGTTACAACTTGCTCTTTTCAATATATTCAATACCATCAATCCCCTTAAAATCAGCATCCTGGGTCCAGATAACGGCACGGTTAACACGTGCCGTTGAGAGGATAACACTATCTGCAAGGGGAAGTTTGTTATCTATTCCTAATCGTGCAGCACTTATAGCAATAGAATCACTCAACGCTACAACTTTTCCCTGTTCCATCAAGGCAACTGCCTGTAAGGCTGCATTTTCATTACGCTGTTTTAAAACGACCTTAAACACTTCCAGGATACAAATGGTAGGAACTATCAGGTTTTCCGTTTTCTCGATATGTGGAGCAAAGAAGTCGGCATTAGGGCCGTCTGCAAAATACTCTAGCCAGCCACAGGAATCAACAAGGTTCATAAGCGATCTTTCTCACGAATTACTGTAGTATCAATACCCTTTAGAAATCCCCGCATCTCCTTCATATCCCTCATGGGAATATATTCAATTCGATTTTCATACTGAAGGACCTTAATTTTTTCTCCCGGATGGATGTCCAGCGCCTCCCTGACTGAGAGCGGAATAACAACCTGAAATTTAGGTGAAACGGTTACTGTTTCCATAACAACCTCCATCGATAAGGCTTGCGTTTTACTTAAAGCCTATCGAAAAAACAGCCTGCTGTCAATAAAAACCGTTTAAAGTGGAGAATATAAAGAGTGTTCATAATAGTAAAATTATCAATCCGACAAACTACGCTCTATCAGCCCTGATAGCTCCAGTAAGTCGTCAATAACAAAATCAGCATCAATAAGCGACTTCCTTCCCCTGTAGCCGTAAGTCACACCCACCGTTCTCACCCCTGCGGCCTTTCCTGCCGCCATATCAATTTCACTGTCACCAACCATGACGGCCTCCCCGGGAACAAGATCAAACATTTTAAGCAGGTGAAGAATAGGCTCCGGTGAAGGCTTCTTTTTACCGACGCTATCGCTTCCAAGGATGGCATCAAAGTAATGGCCAACACCTAATTCATTAAGCCCTTTTTTGGCAAACTTTTCGCGCTTGTTCGTTACTACCGCCTTTTTATATCCTTCAAGGGACTGAAGAGTTTCCTCTACACCCGGATAAAGCGGCGTATAATCGACAAGATGCTCCCAATAGTAATCGAGAAAGCGGGCAAGTACTTTTTCCTTGAGCTCCCCCTTTTCAGCAAGCACCTTATCTATGACTATAGATATGCCCGTACCGACAAGGTCACGCATTTCATCAACGGATCTTTCTCGAATACCAAAGGGTTTAGTCGCATAATTGAGGGCATGGGTCAGGTCTATAATGGAATCAACAAGCGTTCCGTCGAGATCGAATATAACAAGCTTAATGGACATGGCTACATATTACCCATCACTTTATGAGAGTCAAGAAAAAAGGAGATAAAGGGGTTGCCCTTTGGGGTCTGATGTCTTATCATTTAGCCCATGAAAAACATCATACTAAAACTGCCATCTGCTCTTCTGCTGATCCTTTTAATCAAAACAA comes from Deltaproteobacteria bacterium and encodes:
- a CDS encoding type II toxin-antitoxin system VapC family toxin, whose amino-acid sequence is MNLVDSCGWLEYFADGPNADFFAPHIEKTENLIVPTICILEVFKVVLKQRNENAALQAVALMEQGKVVALSDSIAISAARLGIDNKLPLADSVILSTARVNRAVIWTQDADFKGIDGIEYIEKSKL
- a CDS encoding 16S rRNA (uracil(1498)-N(3))-methyltransferase; its protein translation is MNLILIEEKDYAGKSRVRLRGRALKHAKEVFKATKGDELTVGLLNGKMGKGRVTTIENGFLDMELNLHSDPPPPLAVTLIIALPRPKMLSRVLESATSMGVKDMYIINSWRVEKSYWLSPKLEEGNIREHLIAGLEQAKDTILPQVHLRRLFTPFIREELPVLMKGSLPLVAHPVASDSFPERSQEKVTLAIGPEGGFITREVETFEEIGFKTVTLGERILRVETAVPVLLSKLS
- the lepA gene encoding translation elongation factor 4; translated protein: MHPKIYHKDRKTFLSKQERIRNFSIIAHIDHGKSTLADRLLEVTGTVTKREMKEQLLDKMDLERERGITIKAQPVRLTYKAKDGNEYTLNLIDTPGHVDFGYEVSRSLSACEGALLIVDASQGVEAQTLANVYLALDNDLEIIPVLNKIDLPSADPDRVKADIEEIIGLDASDAVLASAKTGLGTEDVLEAIVSRIPAPGGDDEKQLKALIFDSWYDSYQGVIMMVRVFNGVAKKGTKINLMATDKTFEIIEVGAFHPNMRKMDSLSPGEVGYVIAGIKELNDTKIGDTITDAGNPTDEAFPGFKELKPMVFSGLYPIDTNQYEDLRDALEKLKLNDSSFTYTPETSVALGFGFRCGFLGLLHMEIIQERLEREFELSLLNTAPSVAYKVTMVKGDVLSIQNPVDLPPTQEIQYIEEPFINASIHTPSEFVGSILSLCQERRGIQRDIKYLSSDRVIVEYELPLNEVVMEFYDRLKSMSKGYASLDYEMADFRRSNLVKLDILINGDPVDALSLIVHKDKAFYRGKDIAEKMKELIPRQMFEVAIQAAIGTKIIARASVKALRKNVTAKCYGGDITRKRKLLEKQKEGKKRMKQVGRVEVPQEAFLAALKID
- a CDS encoding HAD-IA family hydrolase is translated as MSIKLVIFDLDGTLVDSIIDLTHALNYATKPFGIRERSVDEMRDLVGTGISIVIDKVLAEKGELKEKVLARFLDYYWEHLVDYTPLYPGVEETLQSLEGYKKAVVTNKREKFAKKGLNELGVGHYFDAILGSDSVGKKKPSPEPILHLLKMFDLVPGEAVMVGDSEIDMAAGKAAGVRTVGVTYGYRGRKSLIDADFVIDDLLELSGLIERSLSD
- a CDS encoding AbrB/MazE/SpoVT family DNA-binding domain-containing protein, which codes for METVTVSPKFQVVIPLSVREALDIHPGEKIKVLQYENRIEYIPMRDMKEMRGFLKGIDTTVIREKDRL
- a CDS encoding DMT family transporter encodes the protein MLWFFLSLLTALAVATSDALSKIALKDCDAETIAWVRWAFALPFLLCFLPFIEIPELDRQFWFIVFIALPLEITAIILYMKAIKVSPLSLTIPFLALTPVFLIITSFVFLGEFPDSSGIAGIMFIATGAYLLNVEKFREGIWAPLKAINNEKGSKLIILVALIYSITSNLGKMAILHSSPLFFAISYTFLLTLFLAPFVWSRRRKEGVLFKVKPLLFVMIGLAYAVMLICHFWAISLIEVAYMISIKRTSMIFSVIYGWLLFREENMRQRLLGSSVMAAGVALILL